One window of Streptomyces sp. NBC_00582 genomic DNA carries:
- a CDS encoding ATP-grasp domain-containing protein, which produces MPHSSQPSRSPLLIVIGAGSRIWRGYGLQHIGARHRVALLDDQPPEWANDHVVLSVAVDLADTEAVAAAVGALAADQGVAGVFTYMEQHVVLTARIAERFMLPGNTPSAVEACRDKYLSRSLLTAANVPSARSYLVPDAETAVEYAVLLGGPVVLKPRSMGGSAGVRRADTADQVRDAYQAARGATLFGLENTGTAGVLIEEYLDGPEISVECVVLGHESVHIAAITRKYLGDEPTFQETGHLVDTTDPLLADSRIHEVALSALHTVGITSGVMHVEMRLTHQGPRIVEINARLGGDLIPHLVHLATGLNLPQIAADLAVGADPELVPSQHQNAAVRFLYPPGTGRVTAMHTGMFAAWLNRFEWLAAPGRHVNAPPRATLLDRLALAVVTGPDPDVCHRRLQLVEERSGIHIQPDNATTACVA; this is translated from the coding sequence GTGCCCCACTCATCGCAGCCCTCGAGATCGCCGCTGCTCATCGTCATCGGAGCAGGAAGCCGCATCTGGCGCGGATACGGACTGCAGCACATCGGCGCCCGCCACCGTGTCGCCCTCCTCGACGACCAGCCTCCCGAGTGGGCCAACGACCACGTTGTCCTCTCCGTCGCCGTCGACCTGGCGGACACCGAAGCAGTCGCCGCCGCCGTCGGCGCACTGGCCGCCGACCAGGGCGTTGCCGGGGTGTTCACCTACATGGAGCAGCACGTCGTGCTCACGGCCCGGATCGCCGAGCGCTTCATGCTGCCCGGCAACACCCCCAGCGCCGTCGAAGCCTGCCGGGACAAGTACCTCAGCCGCTCCCTGCTCACCGCGGCCAACGTTCCCTCCGCACGCTCCTATCTCGTCCCGGACGCCGAGACCGCCGTCGAGTACGCGGTTCTCCTGGGCGGCCCTGTCGTCCTCAAGCCCCGGTCGATGGGCGGAAGCGCCGGCGTGCGCCGAGCCGACACCGCCGACCAGGTCCGCGACGCCTACCAGGCCGCCCGCGGCGCGACCCTCTTCGGACTGGAGAACACCGGGACCGCCGGCGTGCTGATCGAGGAGTACCTCGATGGCCCCGAGATCAGCGTGGAGTGCGTCGTCCTGGGCCACGAAAGCGTCCACATCGCCGCGATCACCCGTAAGTATCTCGGCGACGAACCCACCTTCCAGGAGACCGGCCACCTCGTCGACACCACCGACCCTCTCCTGGCCGACTCCCGCATTCACGAGGTCGCCCTCAGCGCGCTGCACACGGTCGGCATCACGAGCGGCGTCATGCACGTCGAGATGCGCCTGACCCACCAGGGCCCGCGCATCGTCGAGATCAATGCCCGGCTCGGCGGAGACCTCATCCCGCACCTGGTCCACCTGGCCACCGGCCTCAACCTGCCGCAGATCGCGGCCGACCTCGCCGTTGGCGCCGACCCCGAACTGGTCCCCAGCCAGCACCAGAACGCCGCCGTCCGCTTCCTCTATCCGCCCGGCACCGGCCGCGTCACGGCAATGCACACCGGCATGTTCGCCGCCTGGCTCAACCGCTTCGAGTGGCTCGCCGCACCCGGCAGGCACGTCAACGCCCCGCCCCGCGCCACGCTGCTGGACCGCCTGGCACTGGCCGTGGTCACCGGGCCCGACCCCGACGTCTGCCACCGGCGACTGCAACTGGTCGAAGAACGCAGTGGCATCCACATCCAGCCCGACAACGCCACCACCGCCTGCGTCGCCTGA
- a CDS encoding glutathione synthetase: MALAAPLHAAAASAYRTGTAAVIAPADAGDRYVPALARHGWNSVAVTEPSHQPDDNTGYLRHVTHRTSLRRTASHLTRLGVQAVIAGSPAGTELADLLAARLHLPGNALDTADIRRDAGLTSAALLDAGITAPRSIRTARLANALEWATYTQAAELVLQHPDPTHAHPSSVCRTEDDIRSAWHRIHDSSTQPLVLREHLAGTHYRIHTLTGPGSDGSTDHSITAIWSETRTADQQVCRADLLSRHGLLARALAFYMMRTLTALGVRYGPAHATVTFIPDRGPALLSLRTDPHADFATDVLRQATGHDPIRDTALLLTTGRRPVARHLRRAHVTKIALLPRHDGALDHALLRTITALPTVAATTVLTADTPVRAGQITGWLLLVADDSRAINQDDQVIRAAENLGLYGRPACIRP, from the coding sequence ATGGCCCTCGCCGCACCCCTTCACGCGGCGGCCGCGTCCGCGTACCGCACCGGCACCGCCGCCGTCATCGCTCCCGCTGACGCCGGCGACCGGTACGTGCCCGCGCTGGCCCGGCACGGCTGGAACTCCGTCGCGGTCACCGAACCCTCCCACCAACCGGACGACAACACCGGCTACCTCCGGCACGTCACCCACCGCACGAGCCTGCGACGCACCGCCAGCCACCTCACCCGCCTCGGAGTCCAGGCCGTCATCGCCGGCTCACCAGCCGGTACAGAACTCGCCGACCTGCTCGCCGCCCGGCTCCATCTGCCCGGCAACGCTCTCGACACCGCGGACATCCGCCGCGATGCCGGACTCACCAGCGCCGCGCTACTCGACGCGGGAATCACCGCGCCCCGCAGCATCCGCACCGCACGCCTGGCCAACGCCCTGGAATGGGCCACCTACACGCAGGCGGCCGAACTCGTCCTCCAGCACCCCGACCCCACCCACGCCCATCCTTCCTCCGTCTGCCGCACTGAAGACGACATCCGCTCCGCCTGGCACCGAATCCACGACTCCAGCACCCAGCCGCTGGTCCTGCGCGAGCACCTCGCCGGCACCCACTACCGCATCCACACCCTCACTGGCCCCGGCAGCGACGGATCCACCGACCACAGCATCACCGCGATCTGGTCCGAGACCCGCACCGCCGACCAACAGGTATGCCGCGCCGACCTCCTGAGCCGCCACGGGCTTCTGGCCCGCGCCCTCGCCTTCTACATGATGCGCACGCTCACCGCCCTCGGGGTCCGCTACGGCCCCGCCCACGCCACGGTCACCTTCATCCCCGACCGCGGACCCGCCCTGCTGTCCCTGCGCACCGATCCCCACGCCGACTTCGCCACCGACGTGCTGCGTCAGGCCACCGGCCACGACCCCATCCGTGACACGGCGCTGCTGCTCACCACCGGGCGCCGCCCCGTGGCCCGCCACCTTCGCCGTGCCCACGTCACGAAGATCGCCCTGCTGCCGCGGCACGACGGTGCACTGGATCACGCCCTGCTGCGCACCATCACCGCGCTGCCCACCGTCGCCGCCACCACCGTGCTCACTGCCGACACCCCGGTTCGAGCCGGCCAGATCACGGGATGGCTCCTCCTCGTCGCGGACGACAGCCGCGCCATCAACCAAGACGACCAGGTCATCCGAGCCGCCGAGAACCTCGGCCTGTACGGGAGGCCGGCATGCATCCGCCCCTGA